The genomic region ACCGAAGACCAGGAACGCTTGGCAAAAACCAGAGGGACTCCTCTTAGCTTGGCAAGCTGCTTCACATTCTGCGCCGTATTGTGATTGATGTAATCGGTCAACACAACAATCAGACGAGTGGCTTTCGGAATGTTGAATTTTTTCTTATCCGCCGCGTTCCTACCTGTAATATGTTCAATATGATGAATGCCTAATTCCTGCAACTCTTTCTCAATTCTTCCGAGATTATCGGCGCCAATAATTAATACCGACATCTTTCTCACCTCTTTACATATTGGTCATTCGCTTATGATCAAAACGGCAGTGCCTCTCTGATCATATAAAAAGCCGGAATGATGACAATGTCATTCATTCCGGCCTCCGGTTATCCAGTCGGTCGTATCCTGCGCCGCAGCGCCAACAAAAGAATGCAGCTGCATTCTATTCGTGATGGTATTAGTATATGATTATTTCTTATCATATCGTCAATACTGGAATCTGTCAACAAATACTCGCAAAGTTTCGTTTGCTTTTCTAGGGCGTGTTTCAAACTAACGGAATGATTCATGGCGAGTGATTTTGGCGCCAGATGAAGCAAGCTTTTGCAGGCAATAGCGGCCCTTAGTTCAAAAAATTCTAACAAAGGATGGCACCAAAGACGCCGTTCGGGAACGTTTCTTATAGTTTGAAAAATACGTCTAGTGCTCCATCAACTTTGAAAGTGCAAATTAAATTTGCGGGGATTTTTCGCAAGGCAAGGCGGAGGAGGCGCGCCTATCGAACCTAGGTAAGTCGACGACAACCAAGGCTTACGGAAAAAGACCTGTGAAGAAATTGTAATTTCAGAGTTGGTGGAGCACTAGTACTTTGTCAGCCTTAAAACGGTGGAATAAGACTGATAAAGTACTAGTTATGCCGAGCGGAAATATTTTGCCAGCTTACGCCTTACCCGCTGAATGGCGTTATCCACCGTCTTAGGCTTGCATTGCAATTTTTCCGATATATGGCGCGGCTTATACCCGCATATATACAGCTTTATAATGCTTCGTTCACGGTCTGTTAAATAACTTTCGATCACCCACAGCATGGTTTCCACTGCTTCCCGGTCCAATACCACGGC from Propionispora vibrioides harbors:
- a CDS encoding DUF2325 domain-containing protein; protein product: MSVLIIGADNLGRIEKELQELGIHHIEHITGRNAADKKKFNIPKATRLIVVLTDYINHNTAQNVKQLAKLRGVPLVFAKRSWSSVGQKLTGAGLQVKEG